The proteins below come from a single Natranaerofaba carboxydovora genomic window:
- a CDS encoding dihydropteroate synthase has translation MVKMLKTKISSEKKEIEISFENQTALIGERINPTGKKKLSKALQDKDLSIVEKEAKEQTEAGADILDVNVGAAGVDEMAMLPEAVKLVQETVDLPICIDSSSPDAIAKALEVYKGKALINSVTGEEKSMDIMFPLVKEHNAAIIALPHDEEGIPAKADKRLKVVDKIFDRATKEGIPHEDIIIDCLALAVSTDDTAGLAALETIEETRKRYGANITVGASNIAFGMPENHLITGAFLSTAIYAGLTCPIVDAKKVRQYVLATDLVLGRDKFGMRFIKDYRSRS, from the coding sequence ATGGTAAAAATGTTAAAAACCAAAATAAGCAGTGAAAAAAAAGAGATAGAAATAAGTTTTGAAAACCAGACAGCTCTAATAGGAGAAAGAATTAACCCTACGGGTAAGAAAAAGCTAAGCAAAGCTCTGCAGGATAAAGACCTCTCCATAGTAGAAAAAGAAGCAAAAGAACAAACAGAAGCGGGAGCAGATATTCTTGATGTTAACGTAGGTGCAGCAGGTGTCGATGAGATGGCTATGCTTCCTGAGGCTGTTAAGCTTGTCCAGGAGACTGTTGATCTTCCTATCTGTATCGATAGCTCTAGCCCTGACGCAATCGCCAAAGCGCTTGAAGTTTACAAAGGAAAAGCCCTTATAAACTCTGTAACCGGTGAAGAAAAGTCAATGGATATAATGTTTCCCCTGGTAAAAGAACATAACGCTGCTATAATCGCACTTCCCCATGATGAAGAAGGAATTCCAGCTAAAGCTGACAAGCGCTTAAAGGTTGTTGATAAGATTTTTGATAGAGCTACCAAAGAAGGAATTCCTCACGAAGATATAATTATAGACTGCCTTGCCCTTGCTGTAAGTACAGATGATACAGCAGGCCTCGCCGCTCTAGAGACCATTGAAGAGACAAGAAAAAGATATGGGGCAAACATAACCGTAGGAGCAAGTAACATAGCCTTTGGAATGCCAGAAAACCATCTAATCACAGGTGCTTTCTTATCAACTGCCATCTATGCTGGGCTTACCTGCCCTATTGTTGATGCCAAAAAGGTTCGCCAGTACGTTCTTGCAACAGATCTTGTCCTCGGTAGGGATAAATTTGGCATGAGGTTTATAAAGGATTATAGAAGCAGAAGCTAA
- a CDS encoding MTH865 family protein: MTVKEEIRNQICGAIKDANFPINTPEELLNAFPEGADTTCKCGDVEVTAGEAGKLLTEDDFPFNGPEEVADTIVERANF; this comes from the coding sequence ATGACAGTAAAAGAAGAGATCAGAAATCAAATTTGTGGTGCTATCAAGGATGCTAACTTCCCGATTAACACCCCAGAAGAGCTCTTAAACGCCTTCCCAGAAGGTGCTGATACTACCTGCAAATGCGGTGATGTTGAAGTAACAGCAGGTGAAGCAGGTAAATTATTAACAGAAGATGATTTCCCATTTAATGGACCAGAAGAGGTAGCTGATACAATAGTAGAAAGAGCAAACTTTTAA
- a CDS encoding Crp/Fnr family transcriptional regulator, giving the protein MENNVTTMCMTSLPLFEGLSAKEKNVIRQLAEKKYLKKGEVLFYQDENADALYLIKKGRLKLSRIFPDGREIAIGFTGTDEVLGQDALFRDNSQVATATAVEDAFVCYCTKEQFERAVQKSPQLAMKIIANLGKKLHETTSWVSSLAAGDVKYRLVSLLERLSEEYGRYEGDRLKLDVKLTHQELADFIGSSRVMVTNILKQLPGVEAKGGIIWIEDPSVLTCELDGLEEMVE; this is encoded by the coding sequence ATGGAGAACAATGTTACTACAATGTGCATGACAAGCCTACCTTTGTTTGAAGGTTTGTCTGCAAAAGAAAAAAACGTAATCCGCCAACTAGCAGAGAAAAAGTACTTAAAAAAAGGAGAAGTGTTATTCTACCAGGACGAAAACGCTGACGCTTTGTACTTGATCAAAAAAGGAAGGCTAAAGCTAAGTAGGATTTTTCCCGATGGAAGAGAGATAGCAATTGGCTTTACCGGTACAGATGAGGTGTTAGGACAGGACGCACTGTTTAGAGACAACAGTCAAGTCGCTACTGCAACGGCTGTGGAGGATGCTTTTGTCTGCTACTGTACCAAAGAACAGTTTGAAAGAGCAGTCCAAAAATCGCCCCAACTAGCCATGAAAATAATAGCTAACCTGGGTAAAAAACTTCACGAAACAACCTCCTGGGTAAGCTCTCTTGCAGCAGGTGATGTGAAGTACAGGCTTGTCTCCCTTCTTGAGAGGCTATCAGAAGAATATGGGCGTTATGAAGGAGATAGGCTAAAATTAGATGTAAAACTGACCCATCAGGAACTGGCTGATTTCATCGGTTCATCAAGGGTGATGGTAACCAATATCCTAAAACAGCTTCCGGGTGTTGAAGCTAAAGGAGGTATCATCTGGATCGAAGATCCATCGGTGCTAACCTGTGAGTTAGATGGGCTAGAAGAAATGGTAGAATAA